The Nocardia sp. NBC_01503 sequence AAATCCGGTCGGCGGTCGAGGATTTCGGGTGACCACAGGGTGCGCGCCACCTCGGTGGGCACGGCGGAGACGAAGTAGTCGGCCTCGACCTGCCGGGCCGCGCCGGAGCCGTCCACAATGCGCGCGGCGGTGATACGGCCGTCGGCGATATCGAGTCCGCGCACCGCGCCGGTCGCGAATTTCACGCCCAGGTCACGCAGTCGCGCGACCCACGGATCGATCCACGCCTCATTGGTCGCGCCGTTCAAAAGCCGGTCCAGCGCACCGTCATTCGCGACCTCGAGCGGATTGCCGAGGAACTGCTCCCCCATATTGCCGATGGTCAGGGTGCTGGCCAGATCATCCTTGGCCGCCACCAACAGCGTGGTCAGCGTGCGCGAGAGCAGCATCCGGAATTCGGTGGAGCGACGGCCCGCGCCGACATAGTCACGCCAGGACACCTTGTCCCACTGGCCGTAACGGCGGGCATCGCAGCTGGTGTTGAAGACCAGCAGGCGATTGGCGAAGTAAAGCGCGTCCAATTGAGACATCTTGGTGCTGGTGGCAATCGCCGAACCGACCGTTTCACGAAAGTCGTCGGGGGTGGCCCAGATACGGCCCGCGCGCCCCAGCGGCAGGATCACATCATCGGCATTGCGCCGGGAGAAGCGGGCCTCGGGTGCGGCGACCAGATTGTCCCAGACCCCATTGGCATTGCCCGCGAACGGGATTCGACGCATGGTATCGGGAATGTGGCGGTAGAAACCGGGGAAGAAGCGGAAACCGTGCTCGCCCATCAATTCCGGGCGGCCGTCGCGACCGGTGCCCGGTACCGGAATACTGCGGGCTTTGCCGCCCAGTGCCCGGCGCTCGTAAACGGTCACATCGAAGCCGCGCTCGGCCAGTTCGTGCGCGGCGGTGAGTCCGGCGACACCGCCGCCGAGCACCACCACGCTGCGGCCCGGATCGGCCGATGCGGGCGTGGGTCGCAGGGTCGCGGCCGTGCCCGCCAGAGCACCCGCCGCGACCGCTCCACGCAGCACCGTTCGCCGCGTGACGGACAAACGCTGTCCCGTCATTCCCTACCTCCCACGCCTGGGGGAATCCTAGGCAGCGGGAACCAGCCGTGGGTCCGTAGGGTGCCATTTTCCGGACCTCGCGTCGATCTTTGATGTGTGTATGCCGACCGTTCGCTATACCTCGGCGAGGCGCGGAGCCGATTTCGCCGGAGTCAGACGAGGTGACGGGCCCGCCACCGGCTCCGGCGCGGCATTCGCAGACTTCGCAGCCCGCGCCGACGTGGCGGTGAACGCACCGGCGATCACAATGGCCGCACCGAGCAGGGAGATGGCCGACGGCCGCTCATGCAGGAACGCCCAGGAGGCCGCGATACCGACCACCGGCACCATGAGCGACAGCGGTGCGACCGTGCCCGCCGGATAGCGACTCATCAGATATGTCCACAGACCCGAACCGGCGATGGTGCCCAGCAGCACGATGTAGGCGAGCGCGGCATAGGCGGGCCAGCCGCTCGCCGAGAACGAGTCGGCCAGATCCCGCAGACCGGTGGCCGGGCCCTCGGTGAGCGCGGAGAGCGCGAACATGGGCAGCGGCGGAACCACCGTCATCCACAGGGTCAGGTGCAGGGGGTTGACCCCTTCGGCGGGCGCCGCGGCCATGCGGGATCCGAGATTGCCGAAGGCCCAGCCCAGTCCGGCCAGCAGCGTCAGGATCAGGGGCAGCAGTGCCGCCTGATGTGAGCGATCCCAGCCGATCACCGCCATACCGGCCATGGCGACGGCGATGCCGAGCAGCTGGATTCCGCGCAATCGCTCGCGCAGGAACACCGCACCCAACAGCACCGTGAACGGCGCGGAGGACTGCAGCACCAGCGAGGAGAGCCCGGTCGGCATCCCGGCTCGCATGGCACTGAACAGGAAGGCGAACTGCAGAATCCCGAAGCCGACGCCGTACAGCAGCAGCCACCGCCACGGCACCCGCGGTCGCGGCACGAAGATCAGCACCGGCACCGCGATCACCGCGAAGCGCAGTGCGGCGAAGAAGAAGGGTTGGAAGTGGTCGAGCCCGACCCGAATGGCGAGGAAGTTCAGCCCCCACAGCACCACAACAGCCAGGCCGAGCAGCCGATCACGATTGGTCATGAGGCAAATATGCGGGTGTCGATAGATAAGAACAATCGAATAAATCTGCACCAACGATGTAGTAGAACTTACCTATGCCCCACCCGGAAGACCCGGACACCACCCCACCCCGCACCGTCCCGCGACCCCGACGCATCGCACCGAGCCCGATGGGTCCCCGGCATCTTCCACCGAGCCAGGATTCGAGGACAGAGCGGGACGGTGGCCCACTCATGTCGGTCGAGCGATTGCGCGTGCTGCGCGAACTCGCGGATCGAGGGACCGTCGCCGCCGTGGCCGAAGCGCTGTCGATGACACCCTCCGCGGTATCCCAGCAACTGAAGGTGCTCGCCCGCGAAGCCGGGGTGGCACTGCTGGAACCGGACGGGCGCCGGGTGCGGTTGACCGATGCGGGGCGAGCACTGGTGGTGCGGGCCGATGAGGTGCTGGCGGCCATGGAGAAGGCGGCCGCCGAGATGGCCTCGTACCGGGGATCACCGCGCGGACAGGTACGGGTGGCGTTGTTCCCTTCCGGGGCGGCACTGCTACTGCCCCACGTCCTCGCCGAGTTGGCCGGGACCGGGGTGGAGATGATCGCGGCCGACGAGGATGTGCCACCGGTGGAGGTGCCACGGCTGCTCGCCGATTACGACGTGGTGCTGACGCATCGGGATGAGCGGTCCGCCTCCATCGGCGGGGCGCGGGTGGCCTCGCGGGTCCTCATGCGGGAGCCCATCGACGTGGTGGTGGGACCCGAGCATCGGCTGGCCGAGCACGGCGCGGTGGTACCCGCCGAACTGTCCGATGAGACCTGGCTGAGCGTGCGCGGCGGATTCCCGGTGGATGACGTACTGCGCTCGATCGCCACCGTTACCGGAGTGCAGCCGCGAATCGCCCAGCGGCTCAACGACTTCACCGTGATCGAGGCGCTGGTCGCCTCCGGCTACGGCATCGCGCTGATGCCCCGGTACGCGGTCCGGCACGCCGAGGTGGTGATGCTGCGACTGGCGGGGGTGCGCGCCGCGCGGCTCTACGACCTGGCCACGCGCCCGCATGCCGAGAAGCGCCCCGCCGTAGCCACCGTCCTGGCCGCGTTCGAACGAGCCGCACGCCGCGCCACGCGCTAGCAAAGCTCTCTTGACTTGGAGCGCACTCCAGGTCATAGCGTGAGCGCATGAGCATTCGTCTCGGATATCAGATGCCCAACTTCAGCTACGGGGTACCGCCGCGCGAGCTGTTCGCGGCCGTCACCGCGCAGGTGCGCGAGGCCGAGGCGGCGGGCTTCGACGCCGCCTTCGTCATGGACCACTTCTACCAGCTGCCGCTGCTCGGCACCCCGGACCAGCCCATGCTGGAGGCGTATACCGCGCTCTCCGGGTTGGCCGCGGCGACCTCACGAATTCAGTTGTCCGCCTTGGTAACCGGTAACACCTACCGCAATCCGGCGCTCACCGCCAAGACCGTCACCACCCTGGATGTGGTGAGCGCCGGGCGCGCCGTCCTCGGTATCGGAGCGGGCTGGTTCGAGCTCGAACACCAGGCGTATGGCTTCGAATTCGGTACCTTCACAGAGCGTTTCGAGCGCCTCGAGGAGGCCCTTCAGATCATCACGCCGATGCTGCGCGGACAGCACTCCACCTTCGATGGACGCTGGTACCACACGAAGGACGCCATGAACGAGCCGCGCGTGCGCGATGATCTGCCGATCATGCTCGGCGGCGGCGGTGAGAAGAAGACGTTCGCGCTGGCCGCGCGGTTCGCCGACCATCTCAATATCATCTGCAACGCCTCCGAACTGCCGCGCAAGCTGGACGCGCTGCATGCGCGCCTGGACGAGGCGGGCCGCGATCGCGCGACACTGGAGACCAGCTTCCTGGCCTTCGTCATTGTCGACGAGGATGGCGACCGAGCACGCAAGGTGCAGGCGGATCTACTTGCACGGCAAGGGATTACGGATCTTTCGGCGCTGCCGGTGGAGGCGCTGCGGCAGACTCCGGCGGACCGGCAGTTCGTGGGCACACCCGATGAGGTGGCCGAGCAGTTGCGGTCCCGCGTCCTCGATCACGGTATCGACGGACTCATCGTCAATCTCGTCACCAATGGGCATGAGCCGGGCACCGTGGAGTTGGCCGGGCGGGCGCTGGCTCCGCTCGTGCGCGACTGAGGCGTTGAACGCGAATGCCCTGCGGTGGTCTCCGCGGGGCATTCGTTGGCCATCAGGCGTTTTCGGCTAATGCTGGCGCGGTTGGAAGCCCTGCTGGGCCGCGTGATAGCCGAAATCGTCGGCGACCATGGCGGCCAACTCCAGCAGAGCGCGCCGGGTCGGCTTGGAGACCAGTTCGAGGTCGATCTCCGCGCCCTCGGCCAGATGATCGTCGAACGGCACCACCTGCACCGCGCGGGTGCGGTCCAGGAAGAGCTTGCGCAGCTGATCCAGGTCCACGGTGGAGGAACCCTTGCGAGAAGCGTTGACCACCACCACGGTTCGCTCCACCAGCTTGTGATAGCCGTGATGATCGAGCCAGTCCAGCGTGGCCGAGGCACTGCGCGCACCGTCGATGGCGGGTGAGGTGACCAGCACCAGTGAGCTCGCCATATCCAGCACACCGGACATGGCCGAGTGCATCAGACCGGTACCGCAGTCGGTGAGGATGATGTTGTAGAACTGCTGCAGGATTCCGATCGCCTTACGGTAATCGGCCTCGCTGAACGCCTCCGACACCGCCGGATCCTGTTCGCTCGCAAGCACTTCCAGGCGGCTCGGCGCCTGGGAGGTATGCGCGCGCACATCGGAGTAGCGGGTGATGTGGCTGTCCTCCAACAGGTTTCGCACCGTGGAGCGGGTCTGCCGCGGCACCCGATGGGCGAGGGTGCCCAGGTCGGGATTGGCGTCGATGGCAATGACCCGGTCACCGCGCTCGGAGGCGAAGGTGGAGCCCAAACCGACAGTGGTGGTGGTCTTTCCGACACCGCCCTTGAGCGAGAGGATGGCGATTCGGTAGTCACCGCGCACCGGCTGATTCACCCGATCCACCAGCTGCGCGTGCATCAGATCCGCGGGCGACTCACCCGGGTTGATCACACCGCCGGACGCCTTGTGCACGGCGCGCCGCCAACCGCTGCGGGGCGCGCGGCGGGCCCGGCGCAACAGGTTCAGATCATTGACCGAATGTCCGGGCGGGGGCTGCTGCTGGAAACCGCCCTGCTGCTGTGGAAAACCCTGCGGCGGCTGGCCGTTCCAGCCCTGCGGCGCGAAGCCTGGCTGCTGCATCGGCTGCTGCGGAGGCTGGGCTGGCGGCGGAGACCAGCTGTAGATCGGCCCGCCGGGCTGATCATTGGCGGGGGCGAACTGACCGGGCTGCCCGAACTGACCGGGCGCACCACCCGGCTCCTGCGGACCGGGCTGGCCGGGCTGATCGGGAAACACTCGGCGAACCATGCCGTCGCTGCCGATTTCCTGCCGGATCTCGCCGTACGGGGTCTCGTCGCGCACCTCGCCGTAGGGGCCGTCCTGGCCCGGAAACGCGCCCGGCGCACCGGGATTCGGCGGCGGCGCGAACTGGCCGGAGTCCGGCGCGGGATAGTTGCCGGGCGGCGGAAAACCCTGCTGACCGTTCTGGAACGGCGCACCCGGGAACGGGCCCTGCCCGTCGAACGGTCCGTTCGGACCGCCCTGGGGCGGAGCACCATACGGGCCCGCGGGCGGGAAACCACCCGGTGCGAAGGGATCCGGCCCCTGACCGTACGGCCCCGCGCCTTCGGGCTGGAAGACGGTGGTCTGCTCGATCGAGTCCGGTACCGGCGGGAAGAACCCGGCCCCCTGCTCACCCTCGCCATTGGCCTCGGCGGCCTGGTCCGACTCCGGTGCGCCCTCGCCGGACGAGGGTCGCTCGTCCTTGATGTCGTCGGCGTCCACCGGCAGCCCGGCCGCGGCCTGCGAGGTCGAATTCTGATCGTTCGTAGTCACGTGTCCCCCATCTGCTCGACAGCTCGAACAGAGAGCTCGGCGCTAATGCAGCCCCAACGCTAGCATTCCCGACGCTCTCCTACCCTGGCCTGGTAAACCCCCGCACCTTGCGGCAACTGCACCGCTACCGGATGTTCACCACCCCCGAAGACGAGAACCCGCCCCGGACAACCGGAGCGGGCTCATCGAGGGATCTGTCAGTTGGCGCGCGCCGCTCGGTTGACCGCGGAGACAACCGCCCGCAGCGAGGCCGTGGTGATCGAGGTGGCGATGCCCACGCCCCAGGTCACCTTGTCGCCGATGGCGCACTCCACGTAGGCGGCGGCCTGCGCGTCGTCACCGGAGGACATGGCGTGCTCGCTGTAGTCCAGCACCCGCACGTCGTAGCCGATGGTGGCCAGCGCGTCCACGAAGGAGGCGAGCGGACCATTGCCCTCGCCGGAGACAGCCTGTTCGACGCCGTCCACCTTGACCACGGCCTCGATATGGTCGACGCCGCCGTCCAGTTCGGAGGCGGTGACCTTCTGCCGGATGCGCTCCAGCGGCACGATCGGGGTCAGGTACTCCTCGGAGAAGACATCCCACATCTCCTTCGGAGTGACCTCGCCGCCCTCACCGTCGGTGATCTTCTGCACCGCCTGCGAGAACTCGATCTGCAGCCGGCGCGGCAGCACCAGCCCGTGATCGGTCTTCATGATGTAGGCGACGCCGCCCTTACCGGACTGCGAATTCACCCGGATGACCGCCTCGTAGGTGCGGCCGACATCCTTCGGATCGATGGGCAGGTACGGGACCGCCCAGGTCATATCGGCCACATCGGAATCCGCGGCGTCGGCCGCGGCCTTCATGGCGTCCAGGCCCTTGTTGATGGCGTCCTGATGCGAACCCGAGAAAGCGGTGTAGACCAGATCGCCGCCGTACGGATGACGCTCGGCGACGGGCAGCTGGTTGCAGTACTCGACCGTGCGGCGGATCTCGTCGATATTGGAGAAGTCGATCTGCGGATCCACACCGCGCGAGAACAGATTCATGCCCAGGGTCACCAGGCAGACATTGCCGGTGCGCTCACCATTGCCGAACAGGCAGCCCTCGATGCGATCCGCACCGGCCTGGTAGCCCAGTTCCGCGGCGGCCACCGCGGTGCCGCGGTCATTGTGCGGATGCAGCGACAGCACGATGGAATCGCGGCGGGCCAGATTGCGGCTCATCCACTCGATGGAGTCGGCGTAGACATTCGGGGTCGCCATCTCCACGGTCGCGGGCAGGTTGATGATCAGCGGCTTGTCCGGCGTCGGCGCGATGATCGCGGAGACGGCGTCGCAGACGTCCAGCGCGTAGTCCAACTCGGTGCCGGTGTACGACTCCGGGCTGTACTCGTAGCGCCAGTTGGTGTCCGGGTACTTCTTCTCGATCTCCAGGCACAGCGTGGCGGCGTCGGTGGCGATCTTCTTGACGGCCTCGCGGTCCGCGCGGAACACCACGCGGCGCTGCAGGATCGAGGTCGAGTTGTAGAAGTGCACGATGGCATGGGGTGCGCCCGCGCACGCCTCGAAGGTGCGCTCGATCAGCTCGGGCCGGGACTGGGTCAGCACCTGGATGGTGACATCGTCCGGAATCGCGCCGTCCTCGATGATCTCGCGAACGAAGTCGAAATCGGTCTGGCTGGCGGCCGGGAAGCCGACCTCGATCTCCTTGTAGCCCATCCGCACCAGCAGGTCGAACATGCGGCGCTTGCGGGCCGGGCTCATCGGATCGATCAGGGCCTGATTGCCGTCCCGCAGATCCACGGCGCACCACTGCGGGGCACGGTCGATGATCTTGTCCGGCCAGGTGCGGTCGGCCAGCGTGATGGGCTCGACCTCCTCGGCGAACGGCCGGTACCGGAAGGTCGGCATGGAGGAGTTCTTCTGCGTGTTCCAGGCGGGCTGATCCGCGGGAGCAGGCTTGGACGGCACGTTGATGGTGCGCGATCCGGATACAAAGGCATCAGCGGGTGACATGGCGATTTATCTCCGAGAGTGTGGCTGGATCCCAGGTATGGGGTAGACCGGCACGACGAACACCCGCGACGGGAGCCGGTCCGTATCAGACCCCGCCGCGGCGGCCGAGGAGAAGGCTTGCCCGCTGCATGATGATCACGAGTTTACAGCGTGGCAATGCGGTGCCGGAACCCAGGTGCGCCACTACCGTTCGGTAGCGGGCGAAGCGGCGCACAGTTCGTGGATGAAGCGCATCTTCTCCAAGACCGGGTCGGCCAGGACGAATGGATAGAGATCCGAGTGCCCCATCGAGCGATTGACCATGTTCAGGGACCAGGTCAGCGGTAGCCAGAGTTCGATTATGCGGTCGAAGCCGGAGCGGCCGAGTTGTGGGCGGTCCAGGGTCGCGCCCGCGGGGGCGAGGCCGAAGGCGGCGGCGGTGTCGAGGGTGTCGCGAATATGCAGGTAGTGGGCGAAGGTTTCGGCCCAATCCTCGGCCGGATGCATGGTGGCGTAGGAGGAGACGTGGTCGGACTCCCAGCCCGGCGGTGGGCCCTGGCGGTAGTGCTTGTCCAGGGCCTGCTGATAGTCGGCCACCGGATCGCCGAAAAGTGTTCGGGCACGGTCTGATTCGGATTCGCCGACCAGGACCGGGTAGTAGTAGTGGCCGATCTCGTGCCGGAAGTGGCCGAGCAGGGTGCGGTAGGGCTCGGCCATTTCGACGCGGAGCTGTTCGCGGTGCACGTCATCGCCCTCGGCCAGGTCCAGGGTGATGAGGCCGTTCTCGTGGCCGGTCATGACCTGGTGTTCGGCGCTGGCGAGCAGGTCGAAGGCCAGGCCCTGTTCGGTGTCGGTGCGCCGGTCGACAATCGGCAGGCCGAGTTCGGTGAGCTCCATGATCAGGCGGCGTTTGGCGGCTTCGGCCTCGGCGAAGGCGGGCAGCCATTTCCCGTCCTGATCGGACGGGCGGGTGCGGGTGAGGCGGCAGGATTCACACAGGCCCGATCCCTTGACCAGCCAATTACATTGCGCGACATGGCTGTTGTCGCAGAGCCGGAAGTGATTGGCGTCCAGCACACCGTCCGAGGTGTCATCGTCGCCGTCCCGGGCCAGCACCAGCAGTGCCCGGTCGGCGAGGCTGAAACCCAGTGCGCTGCCGCAGTTCAGGCAGAGCGAATTCTCGAAGGCCAATCGCTGACCGCATTGGGGACAGGCGAAATCGCGCATTGCCTCACACCTCGATCGGAGCGACGTCGACGGAGACGCGAATGCTGCTCTCCTTGGCGTCGGTGTAGATGATGCCGCGCATGGGGGGTACGTCGGCGTAGTCGCGGCCCCAGGCCGCGGTCACATAGCGTTCGTCGGCGAACTGATTGTTGGTGGGATCGAAGTCGACCCAGTGCCCGTCGGCCGTGCCGTCCGGCAACCACACCGCCGCCCAGGCGTGCGTGGCGTCCGCGCCGACCATGCGCTCGCGGCCGGGCGGTGGATCGGTGGCGAGATAGCCCGAGACATAGCGGGCGGCCAGCCCGAGCGAGCGCAGGCAGGCGATGGCCAGGCGGGCGAAGTCCTGGCAGACGCCGCGGCGGGCGGCGAAGACATCGGCGACCCGGGTGCTGACGGTGGTGGAGCCGGATTTGTAGGTGAAGTCGGTGTAGATGCGAGCGGTCAACTCCCGCACCGCCTCCAGCAGCGGGCGGCCGGGCGGGAAGGATTCGGCGGCATAGGCGGCGACCTCCGCGATGATCTCGGGCGGATTCAGGTCGAGGGTGAATTCCACTGCGAGCGGTCCGTTTTCGATGGCGGGGCGGGCCTTCTCCCAGGGGCCCGGCTCCGGAATCTCCGGCGGGTTCGTCACCTCCACCGTCGATTCACCGGTCACCTCCAGGCGGCGATGTTCGGCCGTGACATGGAAATACAGGGTGGTATTGCCGTACACATCGGTGCCGACCGAGCGATCCGACGGCACCGGATCCACCCGAATATCGTGCGCGAGCAGCCGCTGGCCGGGGAATTCACGCGGGGTCAGATAGGCGCGGCCGTAGGAGCTGGTGACTTCGTCCGAGTACACGTAGATCGTGCTGTGCAATACCCGATAGCGGCGCACCCTCAACCCACCACCCGGGTGGAGCCCCACAGCGGCTGGGTCTCACGCGGCACCGAAAGCCGTGTGGTCTCGAAGGATTCGGAGATCTTGCGCAGCCGCAGGTGTACGCCGTCGAGCAGTTCGGCGAGTTCGGTACGGCAACCGGTCGCGTCGGTGACCTCGAGATCGGCTGGATCGACGCGACGCAGCATGCGCTGGGCATCGGTCAAGAGTCGTTGTGGGCGTGAGGATCCGGAGGCGGCGGGCAGGGCGAGCAAGTCCTCCTCCAGGCGCTCGAGCTGGTAGGCCAGCGAACGCGGATTGCTGCGATCGAACAGCAGTAGGCTCGCCACGGCCGAGACGCGTACCGAATCACCTTGGCGGCGGCGATAACTCACCGCCGAGACGGTGGCCTGCAGCACCGCTTCGGTGACAACCCGGCCGATCGGGGCCGGATAGGTGTCGGTGAGCGCGGCCGCGAGCAGCGAGGTGAGCGCGAGACCGCGCTCCAGGCGGCGGCCGATATCCATGACATGCCAACCCGAATCGCGCACGGTGGATTCCGCGTCGATACCGGTGAGGGAGAGCAGCGCCGCCAAAGCCCGGGAATGCACCGCCGACAGCGCCGCGCCCCGATCGCCGCGGGCGGCGCGGTACTCCGAGAGGGCGCGGTCCACCGCACCCATGATCATCCAGGTATCGGGTGAAAGCTGGTCTCGCACAGCGCGCGCCGCCGTACCGTAGCGCTCGACGGCGAAGGCGAGGGAGCCCGACAGTTCGCGGTCCATGGTCAGGGAGACCAGGTAATCGTGTTCGCGACGGGACGCGCCGGGCAGTGCGATGGGCATGGTCGGCTGGTCGGAGTACTCGCGGCGGCGTTGGGCGGCGGCTATCTCCCGCTGCCGCTCCTCGGCCGAACTCGCCGACCAGCCGCCCTGGCTCTGGGACTGGCCGCCCGGACCTTGCGATTGACGCCGACCACCCGAGCCCTGACTTCGACCGGCCGAATCCTGTTGCGGCACCACGGTTTCTTCGGTCTGCACGGGCGCTCTTCGTGCGGGTGGCGGCGTGGTGCCCGTCATATGCCCCAGAGCGGCGATCAGGATCGGCATGGCCTCCGCTCCCTCCATCCAGGGCCGGTAGCGGTAGTCCTGGTACCGGTCGTGGGTGGCATCGAGCAGGCGGACGGTGGCCTCGGCGCGCTCGCCGTAGCGGCCCATCCAGAACAGGTCGTTGAGGACACGCGGGGAGCTGATGACATCCACGGCGGCCAGGGCGGGGGCGCGACGTTCGCGCTCCTCCGGAATCTCGACCGCCGGGGCGGCGGCGGGGGCGGCGCGGACCCAGATGTCCTTGGCGGCGGCCTCGCCGATCATGCCGTCGGGTCCGGTGCGCTGATGTAATTGGCCGAGTCCGCCTGCCATGACGCGGTATCCGACCCGGCCCGCGAGGGAGAACAGGCGGACGGCGACGGGCGCGGCGTCGAGATCACCGTTGGCGGCGACCGCGGGGGCCACCGAGAATCGGGCCGGTTCCTGGCCCACCCATTTCCAGCCCTCGGCGGTAATGCGTGCACGCCATTCGGCGCACTGCGCGCGGGTCAGCAGTGGTCCGAAGACGGTGACCGTATCGTCGAGGGTGGAGCGCAGCATCAGCCGGTGCAGATTGCCGACCAGGTGTGAGCGCTGGGAATCATCTCCGCCCCAATATGTTTCGACACTCGGGAGCTTCAGGTCCTGATCCAGCAGGGCGCGCGACAGCTCCGGCAGGAACGCCCCCAGCGCTGGGCTCTCCAATAGTCCGCTGCCCAGCGTATTGACCACCGTCACCGCGCCCCGGCGCAGCACCTCGACCAGTCCGACCACCCCCAAGCGCGAATCCGGGCGCAGATCCAGGGGATCGGAGAATTCGGCGTCGACGCGGCGCAGCACCACATCCACCTGTTTGAGCGTGCCGAGCGAACGCATCCACAGCCGTCCGTCCCGCACCACCAGATCGGCGTTCTCCACCAGCGGGAAGCCCAGCACCGATGCGAGATACGCCTGATCGAAGGCGGTTTCGGATTGCGGTCCCGGGCTGAGTACGACGACCATCGGCTCCTCATCGGCGGCATGCGGGGCCGCCTCGACCAGCATGAGCCGCATGGCGCGCACGAAGGGATTCAGCGGCAGCGGGCTGGCCAGTTCGAAGGCCTCGGGAATCGCGGCCGAGACCACGCGCCGGTCGGCGAGCGCGTAGCCGGCGCCCGACGGTGCCTGCGCCCAATCCGCGAGCACCCGGAATCCGCCATCGCTCCAGCGGCTGATATCGCAGGCGTGCAGGAACAGCTGATGCCGTCCGGGCAGCGAAATACCGTGTGCGGCACGCACGTAGCCCCGGTGGCCGAAGACGATCTGCGGTGGCAGCAGCCCCGCGGTGAGGGTGCGGCGCGGGCCGTACACATCGGTGAGGATGGCGTCCAACAGGCGAGACCGCTGGACGAGGCCCGCCTCCAGGTCCTTCCAGTGGGCGGCGTCCAGCAGCAGCGGAATCGGATCGAGACGCCAAAGTCGCGGCGGTGCGGGTTCATTCGCGACGCTGCCGAGTTCGGTGTAGGTGATGGCATCGTCCTCGATGAGACGGCGCACCCGCGAATCCAGGGCGTGCAGACCGTCGCGGCCCAACTCCAGGAATTCGGTGGAGAGCTCGGCCCAGCTGGGGCGCAAGCCGCCGCCACCGTTCACCAGTTCGTCGTAGTAGCCGTCGGTGGGCAGCCCGACCGCGTCGAAGGAGCCCGTATCGGCCGCTGCCGCACGGTATTTCGCGTACTCGCCGGGTGCCGTCGTGTCGAACACTGTCACCGTCACCACTTTCGGGCGTATGCCTACCGGTCGCCGGCGCCCCACACCGTGCGCGCCCGGCGTAGATCGAGGATCCCAGGAGCGCCGATATCGGTGGCCTGTATAGCCATTTTGGCACGCAGATCGGCGATGTCGACCGGGCCGGAGGTATGCCCGGCCGGTTCGAAGCGCCGATTGCGCCGCGATTGCGCCACCACGGCGTTCACCGGTGGACCGGCGTAGAACATCCCGCCCGGATGTGAGACGTGATACGTGCAGCCGCCGCGCGACAGACCGGTCTCCAGATCCACCACATCGAAGATCAGCGGCGCGTCCACGGTGATCGTCGGATGCAGTGACTCCGGCGGCTGCCAGGCGCGATACCGAACCCCGCCGACCTGGACATCGGCCTTACCGGTGGCCATCAGCGGAATCGGGAAGCCATTGCAGGTCACCGCGTAGCGGCCGCGATCGGCCCCGGTCACCCGCACCTGCATACGCTCCACCGAGGAATCCACATAGCGGGCGGTGCCCGCGGCGGTGGTCTGCTCCCCCAGGGTGTTCCAGGGTTCGATGGCCCCGCGCAACTCCATCTCCATATCCCCGAGTACCACCGTGCCGAACCTCGGAAAACGGAATTCGGCGAACGGATCCAACCAGCTGATATCGAATTCGATACCGTGCGAGCGCAGATCGGCCGCGACATCGGCGATATCGGCGGTCAGAAAATGCGGGAGCAGATAGCGGCCGTGCAGATTCGCGCCGTGCCGCAGCAGCGGCGCGGTGTACGGGTGCTCCCAGAACCGCAGCACCAGGGCGCGCACCAGCAGTGACTGCACCATGGCCATGCGGAAATGCGGTGGCATCTCGAAGCCGCGCAACTCCACCAGACCGAGGCGTCCGCGCGCGGAGTCCGGGCTGTAGAGCTTGTCGATACAGAATTCGGCGCGATGGGTATTGCCGGTGAGATCGGTGAGCAGATGCCGCAGG is a genomic window containing:
- a CDS encoding zinc-binding metallopeptidase family protein → MRDFACPQCGQRLAFENSLCLNCGSALGFSLADRALLVLARDGDDDTSDGVLDANHFRLCDNSHVAQCNWLVKGSGLCESCRLTRTRPSDQDGKWLPAFAEAEAAKRRLIMELTELGLPIVDRRTDTEQGLAFDLLASAEHQVMTGHENGLITLDLAEGDDVHREQLRVEMAEPYRTLLGHFRHEIGHYYYPVLVGESESDRARTLFGDPVADYQQALDKHYRQGPPPGWESDHVSSYATMHPAEDWAETFAHYLHIRDTLDTAAAFGLAPAGATLDRPQLGRSGFDRIIELWLPLTWSLNMVNRSMGHSDLYPFVLADPVLEKMRFIHELCAASPATER
- a CDS encoding nucleotide-binding protein — translated: MTTNDQNSTSQAAAGLPVDADDIKDERPSSGEGAPESDQAAEANGEGEQGAGFFPPVPDSIEQTTVFQPEGAGPYGQGPDPFAPGGFPPAGPYGAPPQGGPNGPFDGQGPFPGAPFQNGQQGFPPPGNYPAPDSGQFAPPPNPGAPGAFPGQDGPYGEVRDETPYGEIRQEIGSDGMVRRVFPDQPGQPGPQEPGGAPGQFGQPGQFAPANDQPGGPIYSWSPPPAQPPQQPMQQPGFAPQGWNGQPPQGFPQQQGGFQQQPPPGHSVNDLNLLRRARRAPRSGWRRAVHKASGGVINPGESPADLMHAQLVDRVNQPVRGDYRIAILSLKGGVGKTTTTVGLGSTFASERGDRVIAIDANPDLGTLAHRVPRQTRSTVRNLLEDSHITRYSDVRAHTSQAPSRLEVLASEQDPAVSEAFSEADYRKAIGILQQFYNIILTDCGTGLMHSAMSGVLDMASSLVLVTSPAIDGARSASATLDWLDHHGYHKLVERTVVVVNASRKGSSTVDLDQLRKLFLDRTRAVQVVPFDDHLAEGAEIDLELVSKPTRRALLELAAMVADDFGYHAAQQGFQPRQH
- the leuA gene encoding 2-isopropylmalate synthase, producing the protein MSPADAFVSGSRTINVPSKPAPADQPAWNTQKNSSMPTFRYRPFAEEVEPITLADRTWPDKIIDRAPQWCAVDLRDGNQALIDPMSPARKRRMFDLLVRMGYKEIEVGFPAASQTDFDFVREIIEDGAIPDDVTIQVLTQSRPELIERTFEACAGAPHAIVHFYNSTSILQRRVVFRADREAVKKIATDAATLCLEIEKKYPDTNWRYEYSPESYTGTELDYALDVCDAVSAIIAPTPDKPLIINLPATVEMATPNVYADSIEWMSRNLARRDSIVLSLHPHNDRGTAVAAAELGYQAGADRIEGCLFGNGERTGNVCLVTLGMNLFSRGVDPQIDFSNIDEIRRTVEYCNQLPVAERHPYGGDLVYTAFSGSHQDAINKGLDAMKAAADAADSDVADMTWAVPYLPIDPKDVGRTYEAVIRVNSQSGKGGVAYIMKTDHGLVLPRRLQIEFSQAVQKITDGEGGEVTPKEMWDVFSEEYLTPIVPLERIRQKVTASELDGGVDHIEAVVKVDGVEQAVSGEGNGPLASFVDALATIGYDVRVLDYSEHAMSSGDDAQAAAYVECAIGDKVTWGVGIATSITTASLRAVVSAVNRAARAN
- a CDS encoding transglutaminase family protein, whose product is MRVRRYRVLHSTIYVYSDEVTSSYGRAYLTPREFPGQRLLAHDIRVDPVPSDRSVGTDVYGNTTLYFHVTAEHRRLEVTGESTVEVTNPPEIPEPGPWEKARPAIENGPLAVEFTLDLNPPEIIAEVAAYAAESFPPGRPLLEAVRELTARIYTDFTYKSGSTTVSTRVADVFAARRGVCQDFARLAIACLRSLGLAARYVSGYLATDPPPGRERMVGADATHAWAAVWLPDGTADGHWVDFDPTNNQFADERYVTAAWGRDYADVPPMRGIIYTDAKESSIRVSVDVAPIEV